A single genomic interval of Oceanithermus profundus DSM 14977 harbors:
- the rpmC gene encoding 50S ribosomal protein L29: MKLNEMRNLSTEELYEQVREKKRELMDLRFQASIGQLAQNHRIRETKRTIARLLTVIREKQQAAE, from the coding sequence ATGAAGCTCAATGAGATGCGCAACCTGAGCACCGAGGAGCTCTACGAGCAGGTGCGCGAGAAGAAGCGTGAGCTGATGGACCTGCGCTTCCAGGCCTCGATCGGGCAGCTGGCGCAGAACCACCGCATCCGCGAGACCAAGCGCACCATCGCCCGCCTGCTCACGGTGATCCGCGAGAAGCAGCAGGCGGCGGAGTAG
- the rplP gene encoding 50S ribosomal protein L16: MLMPKRLKYRKQHRGNMRGATKGGDYVAFGEYGLVALEPSWISNRQIEAARVAMVRHFRRGGKIYIRIFPDKPFTKKPLEVRMGKGKGNVEGWVAVVKPGRVMFEVAGVTEEQAREAFRLAGHKLPIKTKFVKRDAYDEAQ; encoded by the coding sequence ATGCTGATGCCTAAACGGCTCAAGTACCGCAAGCAGCACCGCGGCAACATGCGCGGGGCCACCAAGGGGGGCGACTACGTCGCCTTCGGCGAGTACGGCCTGGTGGCGCTCGAGCCCTCCTGGATCTCCAACCGCCAGATCGAGGCCGCGCGTGTGGCCATGGTGCGCCACTTCCGCCGCGGCGGGAAGATCTACATCCGCATCTTCCCCGACAAGCCCTTCACCAAGAAGCCGCTGGAAGTGCGCATGGGTAAGGGTAAAGGCAACGTGGAAGGCTGGGTGGCCGTGGTCAAGCCCGGCCGCGTGATGTTCGAGGTTGCCGGCGTGACCGAGGAGCAGGCGCGCGAGGCCTTCCGCCTGGCCGGCCACAAGCTGCCGATCAAGACCAAGTTCGTCAAGAGGGATGCCTACGATGAAGCTCAATGA
- the rpsC gene encoding 30S ribosomal protein S3 → MGNKINPIGFRLGITRDWESRWYSGKKGYAQLLEEDRKVRELIENEVAHGGIARIDIERAADNLSVTVHAAKPGVIIGRGGETIKRMRAELQKMFPNRTIALNVQEVGNPNLSAPLVAQRVAEQIERRFAVRRAIKQAVQRVVESGAQGAKVVVSGRIGGAEQARTEWSSDGRVPLHTLRANIDYGFALARTTYGVLGVKAYIFKGEVIGQQKPARKAAAAAGKPERTRRRPAVRRRVKKEASDADA, encoded by the coding sequence ATGGGTAACAAGATCAACCCCATCGGCTTCCGCCTGGGCATCACCCGGGACTGGGAGTCGCGCTGGTACTCGGGCAAGAAGGGCTACGCCCAGCTGCTCGAGGAGGACCGCAAGGTGCGCGAACTCATCGAGAACGAGGTGGCGCACGGCGGCATCGCCCGCATCGACATCGAGCGCGCCGCCGACAACCTCTCGGTGACGGTGCACGCGGCCAAGCCGGGCGTGATCATCGGGCGCGGCGGCGAGACGATCAAGCGCATGCGCGCGGAGCTGCAGAAGATGTTCCCGAACCGCACGATCGCGCTCAACGTCCAGGAGGTGGGCAACCCCAACCTCTCCGCGCCGCTCGTGGCCCAGCGCGTGGCCGAGCAGATCGAGCGCCGCTTTGCGGTGCGCCGCGCCATCAAGCAGGCGGTGCAGCGCGTCGTCGAATCGGGCGCCCAGGGCGCGAAGGTTGTGGTCTCGGGCCGCATCGGCGGCGCCGAACAGGCCCGCACCGAGTGGAGCTCCGACGGGCGCGTGCCGCTGCACACCCTCCGCGCCAACATCGACTACGGCTTCGCCCTCGCCCGCACCACCTACGGCGTGCTGGGCGTGAAGGCCTACATCTTCAAGGGCGAGGTCATCGGTCAGCAGAAGCCGGCGCGCAAGGCCGCCGCGGCCGCGGGCAAGCCCGAGCGCACCCGCCGCCGCCCCGCCGTGCGCCGCCGCGTGAAGAAGGAGGCCAGCGATGCTGATGCCTAA
- the rplV gene encoding 50S ribosomal protein L22 has translation MEAKAVAKYIRMSPRKVRLVVDLIRGKSADEADQILKYTNKRAAHAVRKVLKSAVANAVNNHDLLEDQLVVKAAYVDEGPTLKRILPRARGRADIIKKRTSHITVIVEEKHG, from the coding sequence ATGGAAGCGAAAGCCGTGGCCAAGTACATCCGCATGTCTCCGCGCAAGGTGCGCCTGGTCGTGGACCTGATCCGCGGCAAGAGCGCCGACGAGGCCGACCAGATCCTCAAGTACACCAACAAGCGGGCCGCCCACGCGGTGCGCAAGGTCCTGAAGAGCGCGGTCGCCAACGCCGTCAACAACCACGACCTGCTCGAGGACCAGCTGGTGGTCAAGGCGGCCTACGTCGACGAGGGCCCCACCCTCAAGCGCATCCTGCCGCGGGCCCGTGGCCGCGCCGACATCATCAAGAAGCGCACCAGCCACATCACCGTCATCGTGGAGGAGAAGCATGGGTAA
- the rpsS gene encoding 30S ribosomal protein S19 — MPRSLKKGVFIDDHLLEKVEAMNAAGEKRVIKTWSRRSTIVPEMVGHTIAVYNGKQHVPVFITENMVGHKLGEFAPTRTYRGHGKDVKQAKKR, encoded by the coding sequence ATGCCGCGTAGTCTGAAAAAAGGCGTATTCATCGATGACCACCTTCTCGAAAAGGTCGAGGCCATGAACGCCGCCGGCGAGAAGCGGGTCATCAAGACCTGGAGCCGACGCTCCACCATCGTTCCCGAGATGGTCGGGCACACCATCGCCGTCTACAACGGCAAGCAGCACGTGCCCGTCTTCATCACCGAGAACATGGTGGGCCACAAGCTTGGCGAGTTCGCGCCGACCCGCACCTACCGCGGGCACGGCAAGGACGTCAAGCAGGCCAAGAAGCGCTAG
- the rplB gene encoding 50S ribosomal protein L2 encodes MAVKKFRPYTPSRRFMTVADFSEITKTEPEKSLTEPLKKTGGRNNQGRITVRFRGGGHKRLYRIIDFKRRDKAGIPARVAAIEYDPNRSARIALLFYRDGEKRYIIAPEGLKPGMTVQSGPEAPIQVGNALPLRFIPVGTVVHAIELEPGKGAQLARSAGTGAQIQGREGDYVVLRLPSGELRRIHAESYATVGVVGNADHKNIVIGKAGRTRWLGRKPHVRGSAMNPVDHPHGGGEGRAPRGRPPASPWGWQTKGKKTRKKRKPSDRFIISRRKKK; translated from the coding sequence ATGGCGGTTAAGAAGTTCAGGCCCTACACCCCCTCCCGTCGCTTCATGACGGTGGCCGACTTCTCGGAGATCACCAAGACCGAGCCCGAGAAGTCGCTGACCGAGCCGCTGAAGAAGACGGGCGGGCGCAACAACCAGGGGCGCATCACCGTGCGCTTCCGCGGCGGCGGCCACAAGCGCCTCTACCGCATCATCGACTTCAAGCGGCGCGACAAGGCCGGCATCCCCGCCCGCGTCGCCGCCATCGAGTACGACCCCAACCGCTCGGCGCGCATCGCCCTGCTCTTCTACCGCGACGGCGAGAAGCGCTACATCATTGCCCCCGAAGGGTTGAAGCCGGGCATGACCGTTCAGTCCGGCCCCGAGGCGCCGATCCAGGTGGGCAACGCCCTGCCGCTGCGCTTCATCCCCGTGGGTACGGTGGTGCACGCCATCGAGCTCGAGCCCGGCAAGGGCGCCCAGCTGGCGCGCTCGGCCGGCACCGGCGCGCAGATCCAGGGCCGCGAGGGCGACTACGTGGTGCTGCGCCTGCCCTCGGGCGAGCTGCGCCGCATCCACGCCGAGTCCTACGCGACCGTGGGCGTGGTGGGCAACGCCGACCACAAGAACATCGTCATCGGCAAGGCCGGCCGCACCCGCTGGCTCGGCCGCAAGCCGCACGTGCGCGGCTCGGCGATGAACCCGGTGGACCACCCCCACGGCGGCGGCGAGGGGCGTGCGCCCCGCGGACGTCCGCCCGCCTCGCCCTGGGGCTGGCAGACCAAGGGCAAGAAGACCCGCAAGAAGCGCAAGCCCTCGGACCGGTTCATCATCAGCCGGCGGAAGAAGAAGTAG
- a CDS encoding 50S ribosomal protein L23, protein MKTPYDVIIEPVLSEKAYGGYAEGKYTFWVHPDASKTAVKNAVQQAFKVKVVDVNVMSVRGKKKRMGRYEGKRPDRKKAIVTVAPGQKIEALEGLI, encoded by the coding sequence GTGAAGACCCCGTACGACGTGATCATCGAGCCGGTGCTCTCGGAGAAGGCCTACGGCGGCTACGCCGAGGGCAAGTACACCTTCTGGGTGCACCCGGACGCCTCCAAGACCGCGGTCAAGAACGCGGTGCAGCAGGCGTTCAAGGTCAAGGTCGTGGACGTCAACGTGATGAGCGTGCGCGGCAAGAAGAAGCGCATGGGCCGCTACGAGGGCAAGCGCCCCGACCGCAAGAAGGCGATCGTGACCGTGGCCCCGGGCCAGAAGATCGAAGCCCTGGAAGGGCTGATTTAG
- the rplD gene encoding 50S ribosomal protein L4: MYKVPVIPAKGKATSRELPLPEEVNPHVLYEVVRWQLASRRRGTASTKTRGEVSYSTRKLFPQKGLGRARHGSRGANIFVGGGVVFGPRPRDYGYTLPRKVRRAGLAMALADRAREEKLLIVEAFAGVEGKTKQFVEWASKHGLDGSERVTLVTADENVRRAARNLPWVVTLSPEGINVYDILRTDRLVLDEAALALALERAGIGGEA, encoded by the coding sequence ATGTACAAGGTTCCCGTCATTCCCGCCAAGGGGAAGGCCACCTCGCGCGAGCTGCCCCTCCCCGAGGAGGTGAACCCCCACGTCCTCTACGAGGTGGTGCGCTGGCAGCTGGCGAGCCGCCGCCGCGGCACCGCCTCGACGAAGACCCGCGGCGAGGTGAGCTACTCGACCCGCAAGCTCTTCCCCCAGAAGGGCCTGGGCCGCGCCCGCCACGGCAGCCGCGGCGCGAACATCTTCGTCGGCGGCGGGGTCGTCTTCGGCCCGCGTCCGCGCGACTACGGCTACACCCTGCCTCGTAAGGTGCGCCGCGCCGGCCTGGCCATGGCGCTGGCCGACCGCGCTCGCGAGGAGAAGCTGCTCATCGTGGAGGCCTTCGCCGGGGTCGAGGGCAAGACCAAGCAGTTCGTGGAGTGGGCAAGCAAGCACGGTCTGGACGGCTCCGAGCGCGTCACCCTGGTGACCGCCGACGAGAACGTGCGCCGCGCAGCGCGCAACCTGCCCTGGGTCGTGACCCTGAGTCCCGAGGGCATCAACGTCTACGACATCCTGCGCACCGACCGGCTCGTCCTCGACGAGGCGGCGCTGGCGCTCGCGCTCGAGCGCGCCGGCATCGGAGGTGAGGCGTGA
- the rplC gene encoding 50S ribosomal protein L3 produces the protein MKGILGAKVGMTQIWKNDRAIPVTVVLAGPCPVVQRKSPERDGYAAVQLGFVPLEPKRVNKPMKGHFAKFSAEPVRYLREIRDFEPEGDVVTVEIFQPGDKVDVTGTSKGRGTAGVMKRWNFAGGPASHGAHRIHRHGGSIGQRKAPGRVYKGKKMAGHYGAERITVQNLEVVEVIPEENLLLIKGAIPGPNGGLVVVRETTRDKGAK, from the coding sequence GTGAAGGGCATCCTAGGCGCCAAAGTGGGCATGACCCAGATCTGGAAGAACGACCGCGCCATCCCCGTGACCGTGGTGCTGGCGGGCCCCTGCCCGGTGGTGCAGCGCAAGAGCCCGGAGCGCGACGGCTACGCTGCGGTGCAGCTGGGCTTCGTGCCGCTCGAGCCCAAACGGGTCAACAAGCCGATGAAGGGCCACTTCGCCAAGTTCTCGGCCGAGCCGGTCCGCTACCTGCGCGAGATCCGCGACTTCGAGCCCGAGGGCGACGTCGTCACCGTCGAGATCTTCCAGCCCGGCGACAAGGTGGACGTGACCGGCACCAGCAAGGGCCGCGGCACCGCGGGCGTGATGAAGCGCTGGAACTTCGCCGGCGGCCCCGCCTCGCACGGCGCCCACCGCATCCACCGCCACGGCGGTTCGATCGGGCAGCGCAAGGCGCCCGGCCGCGTCTACAAGGGCAAGAAGATGGCCGGCCACTACGGCGCGGAGCGCATCACGGTGCAGAACCTGGAAGTGGTCGAGGTGATCCCTGAGGAGAACCTGCTCCTCATCAAGGGCGCGATCCCGGGCCCCAACGGCGGCCTGGTGGTCGTGCGCGAGACCACGCGCGACAAGGGGGCGAAGTGA
- the rpsJ gene encoding 30S ribosomal protein S10, giving the protein MPKIRIKLRGFDHKSLDASARKIVETARRSGAKVAGPVPLPTRIRRFTVLRGPFKHKDSREHFEIRTHNRLVDITNPNKKTIESLMTLDLPTGVEIEIKTVGGGR; this is encoded by the coding sequence ATGCCAAAGATTCGCATTAAGCTGCGCGGTTTCGACCACAAGAGCCTGGACGCTTCCGCGCGCAAGATCGTCGAGACGGCCCGGCGCAGCGGCGCCAAGGTGGCGGGGCCGGTTCCCTTGCCCACCCGCATCCGCCGTTTCACCGTGCTGCGCGGTCCGTTCAAGCACAAGGACAGCCGCGAACACTTCGAGATCCGCACCCACAACCGTCTGGTGGACATCACCAACCCCAACAAGAAGACGATCGAGAGCCTGATGACCCTCGACCTGCCGACGGGCGTGGAGATCGAGATCAAGACGGTGGGAGGTGGCCGGTGA